From Leguminivora glycinivorella isolate SPB_JAAS2020 chromosome 24, LegGlyc_1.1, whole genome shotgun sequence, a single genomic window includes:
- the LOC125238825 gene encoding myb-like protein AA — protein sequence MAGKILILAFALSICKVHSQSIGCCSPSNSQSSCGPSQSQTINGIKASPQLQFVPGQNLQAINLSQLSPMSRPSNIQKTKSTCNMPKQSFQVTSSPQYSSSSCGQPSNVQCSSPCPQVITTPVSAITVPPTPCTTVIDCSLASALANALQLLIANDFINSAVNNKIINQNCLPANVETSTSNIDLNSLINNINNQQNYQCQNSGPTDDYDWEQLLVYLNGDKKKDTQTDKYDSFYRYIKEKGQTVDQIAQQPQTCDLDEDALLQLLATYFINNPIQSNYNPNQNCNYNTNQNCNYNTNQNCNYNTNQNYGSAAEVVFPEEIPAKLICNYGYIPTTMPVVSFSVQPLDPNCNVIVGGGQTC from the exons atggcgggGAAGATACTGATATTGGCGTTCGCGTTATCAATATGCAAG gtCCATTCACAATCAATCGGCTGCTGTTCGCCATCAAAt TCCCAGTCATCATGCGGCCCATCACAATCACAAACg ATTAACGGAATAAAAGCATCGCCACAGCTACAATTT GTACCTGGACAAAATCTTCAAGCCATCAATCTTTCACAATTATCGCCAATG AGCCGACCGTCGAATATACAGAAGACTAAATCGACATGTAACATGCCAAAACAAAGCTTTCAAGTAACTTCATCGCCGCAg TATTCATCATCATCTTGTGGCCAACCCTCAAACGTGCAATGCTCATCACCCTGCCCTCAAGTCATCACCACCCCAGTGTCGGCCATCACCGTCCCACCAACTCCTTGCACCACTGTCATCGACTGTTCTCTTGCCAGCGCTTTAGCCAACGCTTTGCAACTGTTGATCGCCAACGATTTCATCAACTCTGCTGTtaacaacaaaataattaatcaaAACTGTCTTCCCGCTAATGTAGAAACTTCTACATCTAACATCGACCTTAACTCTCTCATCAATAATATTAACAATCAACAGAACTACCAATGTCAGAATTCTGGACCAACTGATGACTACGATTGGGAACAACTACTAGTCTACTTAAACGGAGATAAAAAGAAAGATACACAAACAGATAAATATGACTCTTTCTACAGatatataaaagaaaagggaCAAACAGTCGATCAGATTGCACAGCAGCCTCAAACATGTGATCTGGATGAAGATGCTCTTCTCCAACTTTTGGCAACATACTTTATTAACAATCCAATCCAATCCAATTATAATCCAAATCAGAATTGCAATTATAACACAAATCAAAATTGCAATTATAACACAAATCAGAATTGCAATTATAACACAAATCAGAATTATGGAAGTGCAGCAGAAGTGGTGTTCCCTGAAGAGATTCctgctaagttgatctgtaacTATGGATATATTCCCACTACAATGCCGGTTGTCAGCTTCTCTGTTCAGCCATTAGATCCTAATTGTAATGTAATTGTTGGTGGTGGTCAAACTTGTTAG
- the LOC125238788 gene encoding uncharacterized protein LOC125238788, translating into MCCRCHLLGVFYFLKEIIKMTYRFFLIFCLQVLCQNAHSQAITPALEPTEVTITEAIIETPLEDQPLDNQPLDNQPLDNQPLDNQPLEPAPATDNQQYGPCGLPIHLCKCNQQPAVPVTEGTTVAQTDAAPSVCPQCGLSADLCKCDQEVAQPKLCPNCGRPVELCICGSPSVVAETEENKPQSLCPVCGRPKEYCLCGVLLVVAPKNAVGNQPNNGLCQRCGRPLALCLCGKPAVAISPVVETSPVFEGTSFIPQGTSAKLQITSPVEITSADGKTRMIVCPKCGRSVELCMGPKESSVPQMCPHCGHPIEMCMCGAHHHHH; encoded by the exons ATGTGCTGTCGTTGTCATTTACTtggtgtattttattttttaaaggaaATAATTAAAATGACGTATCGTTTCTTTCTTATTTTTTGTCTTCAAGTGCTTTGTcag AATGCACACTCCCAAGCCATCACCCCTGCCCTAGAACCTACTGAAGTTACTATTACGGAGGCCATAATCGAGACGCCCCTGGAAGACCAGCCATTGGACAACCAGCCATTGGACAACCAGCCATTGGACAACCAGCCACTGGACAACCAGCCATTGGAACCCGCCCCTGCTACCGACAACCAACAATATGGCCCATGCGGTCTCCCCATCCATCTATGCAAATGCAACCAGCAACCAGCAGTTCCTGTAACTGAAGGCACTACGGTTGCCCAAACTGACGCTGCTCCATCAGTTTGCCCGCAATGTGGACTATCAGCCGACCTCTGTAAGTGTGACCAGGAAGTAGCCCAGCCGAAATTATGCCCGAACTGCGGACGCCCTGTAGAATTATGCATCTGTGGTTCCCCATCAGTGGTTGCCGAAACTGAAGAGAATAAACCTCAATCTCTGTGCCCTGTTTGCGGTCGCCCGAAAGAATATTGCCTCTGTGGTGTCCTGTTAGTGGTTGCTCCTAAAAACGCTGTCGGCAACCAGCCGAATAATGGTTTATGCCAGAGATGTGGTCGTCCGCTAGCTTTATGTCTATGCGGAAAACCAGCTGTAGCAATCTCTCCGGTTGTTGAGACCTCTCCTGTTTTTGAAGGTACCTCTTTTATTCCCCAAGGAACCTCCGCTAAGCTTCAGATTACCTCTCCTGTTGAAATCACCTCTGCTGATGGTAAAACTCGTATGATCGTTTGTCCTAAATGTGGTCGGTCTGTGGAATTGTGTATGGGCCCTAAAGAATCAAGTGTCCCTCAAATGTGCCCTCATTGTGGACATCCAATTGAGATGTGCATGTGTGGagctcatcatcatcaccactaa
- the LOC125238900 gene encoding proline-rich receptor-like protein kinase PERK10, with amino-acid sequence MTLGYIGNFVLQWFLIKIVTGQMPATKYIQMGNMGPVRPTVPNIPNVPMPYSTNPISTLINNYLPNLPYSNLPIPFNLPNVPSPMMPMSPSQMNIPVPLPFSNTPPVMPVSSVNSLSLPPNLKPSSPTNFIDPTVMNNLAIALHLLILNNLLHPEQESSKTSPVESQTPASPVYTQNPPKETTATVSPYPQSYYQEPQETPPIPPYAPPNSKFLSSSGFVEPSLPSLISPMPSSPRTHHSLMSPYEVIATGPPGKDVFAQYGPQNYKADFQSPYNSLTNDNTSKDLFSMF; translated from the exons ATGACTCTCGGCTATATCGGTAATTTTGTTCTACAATGGTTTCTTATCAag aTCGTAACCGGTCAAATGCCAGCCACAAAATACATCCAAATGGGAAACATGGGACCCGTCCGTCCAACCGTCCCTAACATACCCAATGTACCAATGCCATACTCCACCAACCCTATTTCTACCCTCATCAACAACTACTTACCAAATCTACCTTACTCGAACTTACCTATCCCTTTTAATTTACCTAACGTACCTTCCCCTATGATGCCAATGTCTCCATCACAAATGAATATACCTGTGCCACTACCATTTTCAAACACACCCCCAGTAATGCCTGTCTCTTCAGTAAATTCTCTATCATTACCTCCAAATTTaaaaccttcatctccaacgaACTTCATAGATCCAACAGTAATGAACAATTTAGCTATAGCTTTACACCTATTAATactaaataatttattacatCCAGAGCAAGAATCATCAAAAACAAGTCCTGTAGAATCTCAAACTCCTGCAAGTCCTGTGTATACTCAAAATCCTCCCAAAGAAACTACTGCAACTGTCAGTCCATACCCACAGAGTTATTACCAAGAACCCCAAGAGACACCACCAATACCACCATATGCTCCTCCTAACTCTAAATTCCTAAGTTCCTCAGGCTTCGTTGAGCCTTCATTACCTTCTTTAATCTCCCCTATGCCATCTTCGCCTAGGACCCACCATTCCCTAATGTCCCCCTACGAAGTAATAGCAACCGGACCCCCAGGGAAAGATGTATTCGCGCAATATGGTCCGCAGAATTATAAAGCAGATTTTCAATCGCCGTACAACTCTTTGACTAATGATAATACTAGTAAGGATCTGTTTAGTATGTTTTaa
- the LOC125238847 gene encoding uncharacterized protein LOC125238847 — translation MASKVVFACVVFAIFDASKAQVIKNLLPGCGCGSNVDVIQNQVLLNQPGLVAGGLCQPGLVGPGLVGPGLVGPGLVGPGLVGSNVVAGNVIPGFGGVIGPCNGLATNIIQDNTVANNLANTLQLLLVSNLLSNTLPNTPDLLTVPAVSPYATGLSYFC, via the exons atggctTCCAAAGTAGTTTTTGCGTGTGTTGTGTTCGCCATTTTTGAT GCTTCCAAGGCGCAGGTCATAAAGAACCTCCTCCCTGGCTGCGGTTGCGGCAGTAACGTGGACGTCATTCAAAACCAGGTCCTTCTGAACCAGCCAG GTCTAGTAGCCGGTGGCCTTTGCCAACCTGGTTTGGTGGGTCCAGGTTTAGTGGGTCCTGGATTAGTGGGTCCTGGATTAGTGGGTCCTGGTCTGGTGGGCTCCAATGTTGTTGCTGGCAACGTGATCCCTGGATTCGGAGGAGTTATTGGCCCTTGCAACGGACTGGCTACTAACATCATTCAG GACAACACCGTAGCCAACAACTTAGCTAACACCCTTCAGCTCCTCCTGGTGTCCAACTTGCTGTCCAACACGCTTCCCAACACACCTGACCTTCTGACCGTACCCGCCGTCAGTCCTTACGCTACGGGTCTCTCTTACTTCTGCTAG
- the LOC125238891 gene encoding mucin-2-like, whose product MTKIVPETVRSSAAKDIVDMMLQRKVLALLLVTKMAVSQSIYPTTAVSYSTSSVPTIQTLPVSPTAVNPIPATVSPVPATVTAIPATGSPAKVTTLPMSAQPATVTAMPVGSSAAPATSGVKVTTMHSSSMSSPVSSSILTEPKAHFLPTPIPDPKVTILPHDTPIPPIAATAPPASSSNMGHLKNIKEKGPASPVKRISMACTEDFSLPNEDLCPGFPLKDLKPPTAKSNKGNLSNPIDFEGLIDGFFSCL is encoded by the exons atgaCGAAAATAGTTCCAGAAACAGTTCGGTCCAGTGCAGCGAAAGATATTGTTGACATGATGTTGCAAAGAAAAGTTTTAGCTTTATTATTAGTAActaag ATGGCTGTATCCCAGTCAATTTACCCAACAACAGCAGTATCTTACTCAACAAGTTCAGTTCCAACGATACAAACCCTCCCAGTGTCACCAACTGCAGTCAACCCTATACCAGCTACAGTCAGTCCTGTGCCAGCTACAGTCACCGCTATACCAGCTACAGGATCACCAGCAAAAGTCACGACTTTACCCATGTCAGCTCAACCAGCAACAGTAACAGCAATGCCAGTAGGTTCCTCAGCAGCTCCAGCGACATCAGGCGTGAAAGTTACTACAATGCATTCATCATCAATGTCATCACCTGTATCTTCATCGATATTAACAGAACCAAAAGCCCATTTCCTACCAACACCTATTCCTGATCCAAAAGTAACGATCCTACCTCACGATACGCCTATCCCACCGATAGCAGCAACTGCTCCTCCTGCATCGTCCTCAAATATGGGCCATTTGAAGAATATTAAAGAAAAAGGGCCTGCATCTCCGGTAAAAAGAATATCGATGGCATGTACAGAAGATTTCAGCCTTCCAAATGAAGATTTGTGCCCTGGTTTTCCGTTGAAAGATCTTAAGCCACCAACTGCTAAGAGTAATAAGGGGAATTTGAGTAATCCGATTGATTTTGAAGGCTTGATAGATGGATTTTTCAGTTGTTTGTAG
- the LOC125238546 gene encoding uncharacterized protein LOC125238546, with translation MACKYIVSVFLLMLCSQHVYSQALFPNPCGKSQVTSVSKTSIQSPCPPVMTPCPPVVTPCPPVVSPCQPVCQCQPVCQASYAPVCDVDYVASYGIPTTTIIQDDSVANNLANALQLLIVSNLLGNTLPNNDLLLGAPLLGQPGLLGQPALLGQPALPFSLGC, from the exons atggcGTGTAAATATATTGTGTCTGTATTTCTTCTGATGCTGTGTTCACAG caCGTCTACTCCCAAGCCTTATTTCCCAACCCCTGCGGTAAATCACAGGTGACATCAGTATCCAAGACCAGCATCCAAAGCCCTTGCCCACCAGTGATGACACCGTGTCCACCAGTGGTGACACCGTGCCCACCAGTGGTGTCACCGTGCCAGCCGGTGTGCCAATGCCAGCCAGTTTGCCAAGCTAGTTACGCCCCTGTTTGTGATGTGGATTATGTAGCTTCGTATGGTATACCGACCACCACTATTATTCAG GACGACTCCGTAGCCAATAACCTAGCCAATGCTCTCCAACTCCTCATAGTTAGCAACCTTCTTGGCAACACTCTTCCTAACAACGATCTTCTACTAGGCGCCCCGTTGCTAGGGCAACCAGGTTTGCTGGGGCAACCAGCGTTGCTAGGGCAACCAGCTTTGCCATTCTCCCTGGGTTGTTAG